Genomic window (Pyrus communis chromosome 13, drPyrComm1.1, whole genome shotgun sequence):
TCTATGTTGATGTGGATGAGGGGAGGTCAAAGGTAGGAATCCAGTATGATTATGTTTTCCTCATTTTACATGCATTTAATGTTCATATCTGTTATGAATTAAAATTTACTTTGTACTCtctccaaattttttatttcttgtgaTTTAGCCCTAATCAGTGGAATGATGAGATTGTGTGAACTGTAGGTCACCAATGAAGGGCTGGAACAAGGCTATTGTGTTGTCCCAAGTGTTAAGAGATTTCTTCTCTTATATTCTTTCCTGACAAAGAATACGTCTAAGAAAGTTATGGTCTTCTTCTCGTCTTGTAACTCAGTGAAATTCCACTCCGAACTTCTTAGATACATTAATGTGGAATGCTTTGATATCCATGGAAAGCAAAAGCAGCAGAAGAGGACAACTACTTTTTTTGACTTCTGTAAAGCAGAGAAAGGAATCTTACTCTGTACTGATGTTGCTGCTCGTGGACTGGATATTCCTGCTGTGGTAAACTTCCTTTTCCTTTCTGTAACAGGAGTCAGGACAGGATTAAACTTACGAAAATTATGGttatcattagttttttttttttttttttttaatcattcaattattttatGTACCACAACCAGTATGTTTATTCATTTCACATTGAGATATCAGCCCCTTCCCAGACATCTCCCTTGCCCACTCCTCTTTATCCTGTTAGCAATATTTACATTTACGAATGCTCATGGTAATCTTATGctgcttctttcttttcttttcttttcgttGCTTGTAGGACTGGATTTTGCAGTTTGATCCTCCAGATGAACCGACGGTATTCATTATTCCTTCTTTCTAACAGATTTCTAGTAGTTTGAGTATCTAGCGATTCTTCGTCCGTGCTGAATAACAGCGTATCAAGGGATATGTACTTGCAGGAATATATCCATAGGGTTGGTCGAACAGCTCGAGGGGAAGGTGCAACAGGAAAGGCATTACTTTTCCTCATTCCCGAAGAGTTGCAATTCATTCGCTATTTGAAGGTATGATTTATAGCTAAAATGTTTTACAGAAGGTTGTAAGCAATATCTAGCTTTTGTTTAGGTTTTCTATCTGCTGTGTGATGCTTTTTCTCCATTTCAATTCATATTCATTTTTGTTTACAGGCTGCAAATGTGCCCGTTAAACCATACGATTTTAATGAAAAGAAGCTGAAGAATGTGCAGTCAAAACTGGTAATTTCGTGTTCGATTGTTTTCCATTATCATGCTATAACTAGGTCCATGGAAACTTATGCATTGCTTCGACTGATGCAGGAGCAGATGGTTCAAAAGAATCACTACCTGAATAATTCAGCAAAAGAGGCGTATACATCTTATTTATTAGCATACAATTCACACTCTATGAAGGACATCTTTAATGTACACCGGCTTGATCTGCAGGTACCCGTCTTTTTCTTGATATGAAGTTATTTATCTTTTCATCTAAACGTTTACTGTGTAAAGATAAAAGAGATTTTCGTAGGAAAACACGAATGCTATCCCATCCTGATATCTCAATGGTTGTTGGAATTGGGCAGGCGGTTGCggcttctttttgtttttctaatcCACCCAAGGTGCATTTGAACTTAGACAGCAGTAAATCAAAGTTCAGGAAGAAGACGCGTAAAGAAGGAAGTCGAAATGGATTCAGTGAGAGCAATCCTTACGGCAATCGAAAAGGCGGAGATGATAGACAATTCATAAGGCATTAGAGGAGCCTTGTGTGTGCAGCAAttctgcttctttcttttctcttgcaacaattttgttattttctacCAAGGTTTTGAAGCCGAAACCGAGACTGTAAAACGCAATTTTGATCGATGGCTTCAATGCGCTTCTTCTTCCCGAGTTATTACTTTGTAAATTAAAATTGATTTGTCTTTTGACGAGTTTTGATATATCAATTCGAATTGCAATCCCAAATCGTTTGACTTTtctatgtgctttaaattacaAGATTTCTGTTGCAAGGTTGCAAGTGTTGGATTGTGGCTTTTCTCACCGACTTGTCGAGTTTCGGGTTTAAACTCTCTTTCCTTTATCTAGCTTGGAAGAATAATGTCGTTTGTAATAAATTTTTGGGTAATCTCACTTTACCACTTATCTTGAAATCCACACTTTGcttcttttagttatttttgtcTCAGTTTCATAGTTAAACTTTGATGTTTCTTGACAACAGCTAaacttttagttattttcgtCTTAGTTTCATAGCTAAACTTTGATGTTTCTTGACATTTTAATACTTCTGTTAAGTTTTCCGTTAAGTGACGACGTGGTGGCAAGCTTGGATTTTCAAGAGAATCTCTCATCACGTGACAAATATGATAGGCCAAAGTTATGTCACTTCATCACTTAATGTAGAACTTGGTGGAAAACATAACAGAAGTACTAAAGTGTCAGAAAAATCAAAGTTCAAGTATGAAACTGAGACGAAAAAAACAATATTCTAAAAAACGACCTAGGCGCTGAGCGCTGGTGACCCAAAGCGTTTTTTTGCAAATCGGTTGGGCTTTAGGCGGCCCTAGGAGGGCTGGCggctaggaggttttttttttttttttttttaattaaaaaaatgtatccAAATTACTATATTTCCTCATTTTctcctattttgcattttatgtggttttaaattgtgaacttatttacaagatatacaaaaaatttacctaaatccgcctagagCCGCATAGGCGCTAGGCACTAGCTCACCACTTGACTAGcgtctagcgttttttagaaccttggaaAAAAATAAGGATATACTTGAGGTTAATAAGGTGAGAATcactctaattttttttgaaattatgtGAGAACGATTGAGGCATCCATCAACATTTATCGTAATCTATGGAAAAATTATCATACTTCCAAAAAAAGACTAAAATTCATAAAGCCAAATTAGTTCAAGTCTACACTCTTCTAATCTCAAAAGACCAAAATCAGATTAGGGGTACGGAAAAACACAGATAATTAAAAACCATCACGTATCACTGCAACTAGAAGAAAAAGACCACAAAAAATGACACCATGCAGAACACAAGAGTTGCTGCAGAGGAGATGGCCTCCGTTGCAGCCGAACCATGCTTCGGCTGTGACGGGTCCGTTGCGTTCTGATCAGCGGATTGAGGCGGGCTTGCCGGCTCCAAGACCTTGATGATCATCTTCTGCCCTCTCTGGCAGTGCCCGGCAACTCCGCTGACGAAGTAGAACAAACCAGGCCGGTCCAGTGTGAACGTAGTTGCACCGTTGTTGGAGAAGAAGATGGGATGGGCAGAGTGGCATTTTTCGTACTCGTCCTTGGTCACCACCATCACCGAGTCTTTGGTGTAATTGAAGGCT
Coding sequences:
- the LOC137712032 gene encoding early nodulin-like protein 6 is translated as MATSKAFLFFFLLSTSQVLFVSCTKFEVGGKSGWEIPKSKNGQQMYNEWASKNRFKVDDALSFNYTKDSVMVVTKDEYEKCHSAHPIFFSNNGATTFTLDRPGLFYFVSGVAGHCQRGQKMIIKVLEPASPPQSADQNATDPSQPKHGSAATEAISSAATLVFCMVSFFVVFFF